The nucleotide sequence ttttcatAACCTTAATCGGATTAAAATCCGGACAAATTTTGTTTGGAAGGGTATTTTATCTAGTTCCACCAAAGTCAAGCCTAGACTTCTTTTCTCATTATGCCTGCACTTCTCATTACATGCTGATGGTTAAGATAAATGTAGGTTGGCTGTGTCTTGGTTTGCGGCTTACGGACTGTGGTTTTGCTTGGCAAATTACCGAGATCAGGAGAGAGAGTTTTAAATGAGCTGATATGGCATATCGCATTCCGTGCTAATCCCAGTACTACTGACTCAGACTATAAATATCGCACTGGGGGAAACTAATTGAGATAAGCAGAGCTGTGTTTTTTTCTCTTTAAATTCCTAAGTGAAATTTCAGCCGAAATtaatttacatacacacattgTTCAGGCATGcgtgtataaaaaaaaaaaacattgctGACCATGTGCGGGTCCGAGAAATGAGAAATGACCTCCTGCGATTGACCCCCACTTCCTGTCGTGCGTCAACGTCTTGTGcgttttattaattttaatttttaaccTTTGACTGATGCAATTGCAGTTGGCCGAGTGGGGGTGTGGGCCCGAGCTCAGTTGTCAACTGCTGGCTGAACTCTGTCTAGGAACACTCACGGTGCCGACCAGTCCACACTCTCACTCGCAGCATCATCgaattcaattaaatttaatttaagaattCAATGCGATGCCAAGGCGCGTTATTTGATATGCGACGAGCTCCATTACAGGCGAGCAGGCGATGAATGAGCCACGACTGACCTTAATGGATCCAGATGCTCATAGACGGATCTCCGAGCTAtgcacatacatatgtacatttaTGATCCGTGGCGTGGGGGCGGAATGGCCTCGGAGTGATGCCGCTCGTAGAACCCCCCTTTCGATCCCCCTTTCCAACTGCCCTGCCAATTAAAAGAGAAATGCTGTGCTGCCCGAATCTCAATTCCAATTCCCAAGTCGGCGGGGGTTGAGATCGCTTTCGCTTGTGTTTTCTGTTTCTGCTGCCGCTGCAATTatcaaaaagaaaatatatagtACTGTACAACAACCGACATATGCATACATAATTTGTaccaattaaatttatttatacaaCATGCACTCGCCCAGAAGGAAACCAACATCCCTCAGCCCCCTGCTCCTGCTCCGATTTCTGTCCCTACTCCGAAATACGAAGCTTGGCTCTCGCTCTTTTGGCTAATTAGTTTTAATGGCTCCATTAGATGGTGGAAATTCCATTTCCTCAAGTGCCGCGCCCCTCTCCTTTTCGTAGAATTTTTGGTATAGGAATTAGTACAATTTTTTGGCTACAAATcgaaagaaaaacaaaacaagttTGAACTGCCAGCGGTTCTCTGtctctctctttctttctttctctctctctatctctTTCAGAGCTTTGTCGAATCCTTGAGGAGGTATGTTAGGGTAAGCTGCAATTCCAAAAACCAAACAGAAACAACACCAACACACAATTAAGCTATTGTAAAATTGGACCGCAAACAAAAGACATCATATATGTACAATTCACATGTTTTTAGGACTTAATTTAGTTAAGCAGTATTCATAGGGCCATTGGCCAAATTATTGTTTGCCCCGCCGTCTGACTCGTACCCTTGATTTTCGGGGTGCGTCTGTGGCCCCAGGGTCATTGGCTTGGCACTCGGGAAAATCAAAATGCGCTTTTCAACAACCCTCCCCCTTGGGAGCAATTTTTGGCGGTGGAGAGTGATGTTTGCATAGTAAATGAGACGTCCCAGCCCGAAAAGGGAAACTGTTTATCGATGACAGGATAATACTCTAACAATTGCATTAAAATCGAGGGCTTCCGAAAAAGACTCCCCGGGGAAGAGCTCGTCGCCTTATCGCGATGATGTGCCAAAAGAGCCGGAAACTCATTAGGATGGGTTCGCTTCCCTTCCGCCCTGTTCTCTCGTCTTTCATCAAATGCAAAACATTCGATAACGGAAATTTATGAAAGTAATTGCATCTAATTGTCAAAGGCTTCTAGCCAGATCCCAAGGGGGTTGAAATTGGTAAGGATGCCGACAGATGGGCAGTGCAAAATGGCCGCCCAGTGAAAGTGTCACAGTTTTCGGGTCAAACAATATCTTCTATTCACTAAAACTTCTCTCGAATCTATGGGCTATTGTACCTGAAGGTATCCCATATCCCATATCAACCTGTGACATATGCCACAGTCAGTCCCTGAGACCCCACTTAACAGTAGGGCACTCTCCTGGCAGATAAGCAAAAACATTTTGAGAGCGAAATAGAAACCGGCCAAGCAATTCTGGCCAAAAACCGGAGACGGGCCAAGAACAAAGCCAGCGGCGACTCGAATGTCCACGACCAGGACAACAACACCGCTAACGGCTCCGACAACTGACGGTCTCGAATtaccaaaaaagaaaatgaatGGAGAGCGAGAATAAAAAGTCTTTACACTGTGGGAAAATAACTAAATATTTGCACTGTTTAAGAATTTATTGAAGTGAATTGTAGTGGGCTAGGAAAATACCTAAAATGTATAATCGTGAGTCAAGGTTGTGTTGGAAGAATGGTCTTCAATCCTtagaattaagaagttagtacatttttaaaagattttaagAACTTGAATACACTAGACACAATTGATCTGCTTATTCCGAAATATAGTTATAGATTGACTTAAGGAACATATCCCTAACTTCTCGGTGTACATGCGTGTGTGTTGGCGATGCCAGAGCATAGATATGTGCAGCAGGCAGGGGAAATGGGAACAAGAATGGAAAAGGGAAAGGACGGACCTTTAAAGCCAAATTGCCATGACTCATGCTGGGCAGCAACGAAAACACGAGAGTCACACGACCGTTTTAAAGGAGGGCACGGAAAAAGGTGTTGTCCTCGGCAGGACACGCACCCACACAGGCACACTGGGAGACACACACAGATATATCCGCAGGACCTCATAAAGCCGACTGGGAATGTGCAGCGGGGCGTGGCGGCCAGTGGTTCTCCGCCGAGAAGCCGCAGAGTGTGCGGTTGCATGTGGCCTCATGTGGCAGGGGCAGGTGGCAGCGGCCCGCTCGAGCAACTGACTCTGGAGGGCCTGGTTTAGGGTCAGTGGCTGCCTTTTTGGGGTGGCTGTGGCTGGAAAATGCATTTTCACATCCCGCTCTGGAATCGAGTGACACACAATCCACTTGGGTGGCAGCGTAACCCACCCCTAGAGGCTTACGTAATTGGTTCAATAAACCTTTTTTTCTGGTACGCCGCCCTACCATCCCAACCAGGACACATGCATAATGTTGTTCCTCATTTTATTAGTTTGTTAGACGTTGCCATGGTGCTGGCCGGTTGCCGTTTTGCCAAAACCGCCCAGCAACCGTCTGCGAACTACCCCAAAAAGCACCCACTCCGCCCGAGAACCACCACCCACTTACTCCAACCCCCCCACTCGGTTCGATAAGATATTGGCAATAGAGCGACGCGAATGAGTGTAACGAACCCGTCTATATATCTTTTCAGTTCTACAGCCTGCTGGAGAGCAATCAAATTGCCAACTCGACGCTTTCGCTGCGCAGTTGCACGATCTTTGTGCCCACCAATGAAGCCTTCCAGCGCTACAAGAGCAAAACCGCCCATGTGCTCTATCACATTAGTGAGTCCCAGTTTCAATCAGGctgattaaaaataataaaacatcaaaaaataaaatgactCCACCCTCTGACTATCCAATGCAGCCACTGAGGCGTACACCCAGAAACGACTGCCGAATACCGTGTCATCGGACATGGCCGGCAATCCGCCGCTGTACATCACAAAGAACTCGAATGGCGACATCTTTGTGAACAATGCCCGGATCATACCCTCGCTCAGTGTGGAGACGAACAACGATGGCAAGCGGCAGGTCAGTGGCCTCATATACACATGTTAAATTCCAACAAATTTAAACTCCCTCTCTTATCCACACACCCAAAGATCATGCACATCATCGACGAGGTGCTGGAGCCGCTCACCGTCAAGGCTGGCCATTCGGACACCCCCAGCAACCCGAATGCTCTCAAGTTCCTGCAGAAGGCTGAGGAGTTCAATGTGGACAACATTGGAGTGCGCACGTACCGCACTCAGGTGACGATGGCCAAGAAGGAGTCGGTCTATGATGCCGCCGGCCAGCACACCTTCCTGGTTCCCGTTGATGAGGGCTTCAAGGTTGGCTTGCACTTGAATTATACTTGTTGGCTTTGTTTAACAAACCCTTTATGATCTTAGCTAACGGCTCGCAGCAGCCTGGTGGACGCCAAGGTCATCGATGGCCATGTGATACCCAACACTGTCATCTTCACTGCCGCTGCCCAGCACGACGATCCCAAGACTTCCGCCGCCTTTGAGGACTTGCTTAAGGTCACCGTCAGTTTCTTCAAACAGAAGAACGGCAAAAGTGAGTAATCTATGTCTATATTAAGTTTTATAACTATTTATTATAAATGTGTCAATATAATCCGATTTATTCTGTTTGTACGGccaaattatttatgtattccAATTATATACCCGTTGCAGTGTACGTAAAGTCCAACACCATTGTGGGCGATGCCAAGCACCGCGAGGGAGTGGTTCTGGCCGAGATTGTCAAGGCCAATATCCCAGTGAGCAACGGAGTGGTCCATCTGATCCACCGACCGCTGATGATTATCGATACGACGGTCACCCAATTTTTGCAGGTATGTGGGGTGTTGGGGAAACGCATCCAGGGCAATTGTAGCCACACCGACACGACACAAACATAGACAGTTCAAGACACCGACAACCAGAAACAATGATAGTGCCTGCGGCTTGTGATAAGGCTTGGCATTTTGATTGGCTCGGCACGCACTGAAAGATAGCGCTGGCGGCAGTTCCGACCCGAGGAGACTGGGAAACCAATTAAATCGCTTGCCAGCTGCCCCAGCGAATGCTACAATACATGAGCTTGACACATTCAAACACAGACATCAAACACTCGGCTTTTCTTTGACCTTAATTGAGCAGCTcctgaaaaaaaaaagatatgtCGCCACAGGGAGGAAACTCCTAAGGCTAGAGTTTTCTCGCAGCTCAACTGGGGGCAAAGCCATAACCAAATAAAATGGCACCCAGAAACCACAGCTTTAACACATACAGAATAGAATAGATCAATGCAGACACTAGATCTAATTATCCCCTAGATACATCTTATTAATACAAATGAAAACCCAAAAGACTGATTTTATCTAGAACTGAATTTTAGCCCAAATTTGGCGCAAGTTTCCTCTAACAAAGGAATTTGCTCAAAACTCAGTATACCAATTCGGGTCTATGTAAAATCAATagcaaaattttattttaaaataatttttaaaatataaattttattttaaaaaaattttgggTGTAATGTAAGTATTGCCAAAaactgaaaaaccaaaaaaaaattatataaacgTAATGTATTTCATGTAAATTTTTCTATGAATCAGATTTCCGTATCAAAATGCATTTCACTGGCAGTTATTGCATTGAAAAGTGCAATAGACTGACTCAGTTGGGCAAGGTGCTCGAAATTGGCCCTCGAAATTCGATACGTGATTTTATCACAAATTGGcaaacacttaaaaaaaaattgctgAAAATGCGCCTTGCTCGATCTGACCGAAATCGACAAAAACTTCATTCACAAAAAACCCCATTGTTCTGTATTGAATGTATTGGCAACTTAATAGCCTCAAAAgaacatttataaattaatcTTTATCATTGATTGGCTGACGCTCTTCGAACCCTCAATCGCTGTGCATATCAATGGTCAATCACCGTTCGCTCGCTATCAGCAGGCATGCTTTGATCATAATCGTAACCGTAGCTGTATATGTTTCTTATAAGCCTAATCCGAAAACACCACCCCGCCCGATAAATAGCTCCCTCATAGGCATATACATTATATACAGTGCGTTTCGCAACTATAAGACATAACACAAAGAAGTATATCTTATGACGTTACGAGTCCAGTAATGTAGTTCTCTAGTGGTTAATCTTATGGTTGTGAAACGGATTGTAGAGTGGCAATATCATTCGACCGCTCGAATCGTCAGCGCCTCCATATCGTGCTATCGTTTTCGAAATTTCCAATCTAGTTCTGTTGTAATTACTTGTGATACGCTCCTTTGGCTACTTACTGATCCATACCTCTAACCTTTGTTTCTCGCCACATGCCgaataaatgtaataaaacTACAACACAACCCAACCCAACCACATATCGCTCTAAAATTGAATCGATGCACCGACAAATTGAAACAAAAACCAATATGTTAACGCATTCAGTCGTTCAAGGTAAACAGAATAAAAAtccgatttttaaattaagcTTATTAATTTCTTTAAAGTTGCATTTTGTGTTGCATCCCCTGCTATATATTCTCCCAATGCATGATTTTCGTCCAAGAGTGTAAAGTTTATTAAGTGGATGTAATGTCGGGAAGGTTCAGACCTTGATGAGCAAATCCACAAAATGTATATGATATTACAGCACTAGTTTAGTTGAGTAACTACTATTTCtattgaaattgaaaaaatgCACACGATGCTTTAAAAGATGTTAAAGAGTGTTAGTTGAAGGATTACCTTAACagcgaaatatttaaaattaatttgattatccattttttaattttatttctaaCGTATTACCTTTTATTTTGCGTCAGATTCTTTGTCTTACCGCTTTTTCTTTTATgtaaaatttgtaaatattacataaatattattggaTAATAGCAATAAAATGGTTTTTTCGCTTTAAAATATTGACAAGTGCACGCCGTTAAATAATAATGTAAATAAATGAAACCATAAGCCTGCTCACTTCAAAATGTCAAAGAAcaacgaaaattaaatatatttcccTTGTGCTTTATTTCAAATTTCTGTGGCGGAACTACTCGGGCAATCTGCGTGGAACCCATATcccaaataaattaatattttaatgtttcaattcaattttgtTCGAACCCTATCTTGACTAAATCACATCGAATAAAAAAACGAACTATTTCTTCTACCACACCGTTTTAATAAAATGATTTAGTTCATGAACGTAAGTAAATAACACACCAGCAGAACAAGAACAAAAACCACAACAGTCATCAGTGCAACGCTTCGCTATCAAATTGCCATCCAACCCAACCACCGCACTATTAACTCAATGAATTTATAGATTTTGTTACCATAAAATCTCATACATTACGATGTTTGTAGTGAGTCATTTGACATCCTCATTGATTCACGACTCAATTGGCCAGCCACCCATTCCCCTACCAATACGTGtataattggtttataatATAATCGGACTTTTGTCTTATTGTTGTATTGTTTTCGTAATTGTTTTTACGTGTCCAAAAGAACACCAAAAACCTTAAATGCTTATGCGTACCCTCCcctcatttaatattttatttagatACATTTTTCTTTAAGCCAACTTCTTTTTATATTGTGAACCCCCTTATTAATTGTGTACTGtattttaaaggaaaatgCTGAGAACGGAGCTCTGCGAAAGTTCTACGAAGTTATCATGGACAATGGAGGAGCAGTTTTGGATGACATTAACAGTTTGTCGGAAGTGACCATTTTGGCCCCCAGCAATGAAGCTTGGAACTCTTCCAATATCAATAATGTTCTGCGGTAAGATATTTTATATTGTTCAAAAATATGTAACCCGTTAAAGTGACAAATAATTGGACCTTGCAGAGACCGCAACAAGATGAGGCAAATCTTGAACATGCACATCATCAAGGACCGCTTGAATGTGGATAAGATCAGGCAGAAGAATGCTAATTTGGTATGGGTATATTTTACATAGATTTTTGgtttgattttaataaaacccAT is from Drosophila suzukii chromosome 3, CBGP_Dsuzu_IsoJpt1.0, whole genome shotgun sequence and encodes:
- the Fas1 gene encoding fasciclin-1 isoform X1, with translation MLNAAALLLALLCAANAAAAADLADKLRDDSELSQSFVESLRRYVRFYSLLESNQIANSTLSLRSCTIFVPTNEAFQRYKSKTAHVLYHITTEAYTQKRLPNTVSSDMAGNPPLYITKNSNGDIFVNNARIIPSLSVETNNDGKRQIMHIIDEVLEPLTVKAGHSDTPSNPNALKFLQKAEEFNVDNIGVRTYRTQVTMAKKESVYDAAGQHTFLVPVDEGFKLTARSSLVDAKVIDGHVIPNTVIFTAAAQHDDPKTSAAFEDLLKVTVSFFKQKNGKMYVKSNTIVGDAKHREGVVLAEIVKANIPVSNGVVHLIHRPLMIIDTTVTQFLQENAENGALRKFYEVIMDNGGAVLDDINSLSEVTILAPSNEAWNSSNINNVLRDRNKMRQILNMHIIKDRLNVDKIRQKNANLIAQVPTVNNNTFLYFNVRGEGSDTVITVEGGGVNATVVQADVAQTNGFVHIIDHVLGVPYTTVLGKLESDPMMSDTYKMGKFSHFNDQLNNTQRRFTYFVPRDKGWQKTELDYPSAHKKLFMQDFAYHSKSILERHLAISDKEYTMKDLVKFSQESGSVVLPTFRDSLSIRVEEEAGHLHDEYASHEWTGYVIIWNYKKINVYRPDVECTNGIIHVIDYPLLEEKDVVVAGGSYLPESSICIILANLIMITVAKFLN
- the Fas1 gene encoding fasciclin-1 isoform X5, whose amino-acid sequence is MLNAAALLLALLCAANAAAAADLADKLRDDSELSQSFVESLRRYVRFYSLLESNQIANSTLSLRSCTIFVPTNEAFQRYKSKTAHVLYHITTEAYTQKRLPNTVSSDMAGNPPLYITKNSNGDIFVNNARIIPSLSVETNNDGKRQIMHIIDEVLEPLTVKAGHSDTPSNPNALKFLQKAEEFNVDNIGVRTYRTQVTMAKKESVYDAAGQHTFLVPVDEGFKLTARSSLVDAKVIDGHVIPNTVIFTAAAQHDDPKTSAAFEDLLKVTVSFFKQKNGKMYVKSNTIVGDAKHREGVVLAEIVKANIPVSNGVVHLIHRPLMIIDTTVTQFLQENAENGALRKFYEVIMDNGGAVLDDINSLSEVTILAPSNEAWNSSNINNVLRDRNKMRQILNMHIIKDRLNVDKIRQKNANLIAQVPTVNNNTFLYFNVRGEGSDTVITVEGGGVNATVVQADVAQTNGFVHIIDHVLGVPYTTVLGKLESDPMMSDTYKMGKFSHFNDQLNNTQRRFTYFVPRDKGWQKTELDYPSAHKKLFMQDFAYHSKSILERHLAISDKEYTMKDLVKFSQESGSVVLPTFRDSLSIRVEEEAGHLHDEYASHEWTGYVIIWNYKKINVYRPDVECTNGIIHVIDYPLLEEKDVVVAGG
- the Fas1 gene encoding fasciclin-1 isoform X3, which translates into the protein MLNAAALLLALLCAANAAAAADLADKLRDDSELSQSFVESLRRYVRFYSLLESNQIANSTLSLRSCTIFVPTNEAFQRYKSKTAHVLYHITTEAYTQKRLPNTVSSDMAGNPPLYITKNSNGDIFVNNARIIPSLSVETNNDGKRQIMHIIDEVLEPLTVKAGHSDTPSNPNALKFLQKAEEFNVDNIGVRTYRTQVTMAKKESVYDAAGQHTFLVPVDEGFKLTARSSLVDAKVIDGHVIPNTVIFTAAAQHDDPKTSAAFEDLLKVTVSFFKQKNGKMYVKSNTIVGDAKHREGVVLAEIVKANIPVSNGVVHLIHRPLMIIDTTVTQFLQENAENGALRKFYEVIMDNGGAVLDDINSLSEVTILAPSNEAWNSSNINNVLRDRNKMRQILNMHIIKDRLNVDKIRQKNANLIAQVPTVNNNTFLYFNVRGEGSDTVITVEGGGVNATVVQADVAQTNGFVHIIDHVLGVPYTTVLGKLESDPMMSDTYKMGKFSHFNDQLNNTQRRFTYFVPRDKGWQKTELDYPSAHKKLFMQDFAYHSKSILERHLAISDKEYTMKDLVKFSQESGSVVLPTFRDSLSIRVEEEAGRYVIIWNYKKINVYRPDVECTNGIIHVIDYPLLEEKDVVVAGGSYLPESSICIILANLIMITVAKFLN
- the Fas1 gene encoding fasciclin-1 isoform X6 yields the protein MLNAAALLLALLCAANAAAAADLADKLRDDSELSQSFVESLRRYVRFYSLLESNQIANSTLSLRSCTIFVPTNEAFQRYKSKTAHVLYHITTEAYTQKRLPNTVSSDMAGNPPLYITKNSNGDIFVNNARIIPSLSVETNNDGKRQIMHIIDEVLEPLTVKAGHSDTPSNPNALKFLQKAEEFNVDNIGVRTYRTQVTMAKKESVYDAAGQHTFLVPVDEGFKLTARSSLVDAKVIDGHVIPNTVIFTAAAQHDDPKTSAAFEDLLKVTVSFFKQKNGKMYVKSNTIVGDAKHREGVVLAEIVKANIPVSNGVVHLIHRPLMIIDTTVTQFLQENAENGALRKFYEVIMDNGGAVLDDINSLSEVTILAPSNEAWNSSNINNVLRDRNKMRQILNMHIIKDRLNVDKIRQKNANLIAQVPTVNNNTFLYFNVRGEGSDTVITVEGGGVNATVVQADVAQTNGFVHIIDHVLGVPYTTVLGKLESDPMMSDTYKMGKFSHFNDQLNNTQRRFTYFVPRDKGWQKTELDYPSAHKKLFMQDFAYHSKSILERHLAISDKEYTMKDLVKFSQESGSVVLPTFRDSLSIRVEEEAGRYVIIWNYKKINVYRPDVECTNGIIHVIDYPLLEEKDVVVAGG
- the Fas1 gene encoding fasciclin-1 isoform X2, giving the protein MLNAAALLLALLCAANAAAAADLADKLRDDSELSQFYSLLESNQIANSTLSLRSCTIFVPTNEAFQRYKSKTAHVLYHITTEAYTQKRLPNTVSSDMAGNPPLYITKNSNGDIFVNNARIIPSLSVETNNDGKRQIMHIIDEVLEPLTVKAGHSDTPSNPNALKFLQKAEEFNVDNIGVRTYRTQVTMAKKESVYDAAGQHTFLVPVDEGFKLTARSSLVDAKVIDGHVIPNTVIFTAAAQHDDPKTSAAFEDLLKVTVSFFKQKNGKMYVKSNTIVGDAKHREGVVLAEIVKANIPVSNGVVHLIHRPLMIIDTTVTQFLQENAENGALRKFYEVIMDNGGAVLDDINSLSEVTILAPSNEAWNSSNINNVLRDRNKMRQILNMHIIKDRLNVDKIRQKNANLIAQVPTVNNNTFLYFNVRGEGSDTVITVEGGGVNATVVQADVAQTNGFVHIIDHVLGVPYTTVLGKLESDPMMSDTYKMGKFSHFNDQLNNTQRRFTYFVPRDKGWQKTELDYPSAHKKLFMQDFAYHSKSILERHLAISDKEYTMKDLVKFSQESGSVVLPTFRDSLSIRVEEEAGHLHDEYASHEWTGYVIIWNYKKINVYRPDVECTNGIIHVIDYPLLEEKDVVVAGGSYLPESSICIILANLIMITVAKFLN
- the Fas1 gene encoding fasciclin-1 isoform X4; the protein is MLNAAALLLALLCAANAAAAADLADKLRDDSELSQFYSLLESNQIANSTLSLRSCTIFVPTNEAFQRYKSKTAHVLYHITTEAYTQKRLPNTVSSDMAGNPPLYITKNSNGDIFVNNARIIPSLSVETNNDGKRQIMHIIDEVLEPLTVKAGHSDTPSNPNALKFLQKAEEFNVDNIGVRTYRTQVTMAKKESVYDAAGQHTFLVPVDEGFKLTARSSLVDAKVIDGHVIPNTVIFTAAAQHDDPKTSAAFEDLLKVTVSFFKQKNGKMYVKSNTIVGDAKHREGVVLAEIVKANIPVSNGVVHLIHRPLMIIDTTVTQFLQENAENGALRKFYEVIMDNGGAVLDDINSLSEVTILAPSNEAWNSSNINNVLRDRNKMRQILNMHIIKDRLNVDKIRQKNANLIAQVPTVNNNTFLYFNVRGEGSDTVITVEGGGVNATVVQADVAQTNGFVHIIDHVLGVPYTTVLGKLESDPMMSDTYKMGKFSHFNDQLNNTQRRFTYFVPRDKGWQKTELDYPSAHKKLFMQDFAYHSKSILERHLAISDKEYTMKDLVKFSQESGSVVLPTFRDSLSIRVEEEAGRYVIIWNYKKINVYRPDVECTNGIIHVIDYPLLEEKDVVVAGGSYLPESSICIILANLIMITVAKFLN